One segment of Clostridium botulinum DNA contains the following:
- a CDS encoding Nif3-like dinuclear metal center hexameric protein gives MVTVKEISNIIEKKAPIFLKEDFDNVGLMVGDKDKEVKSVLLALDCTKKVIKEAIDNNVDLIITHHPLIFKKPKSIISGDLLGDKVIDLIKNDISLYSCHTNLDSAKGGVNDMLLELLDLKYSKIIESSNIKGFEECGLGRVIELKKNTSIEEIVNILKEKLNMKNMRVVKGNKDINKLAIINGSGQDFFYMSKELGVNCIITGDTTYHFASDFKEYGINIIDAGHFSTEWLAFIKSLDFLRDSFREIKFIISEKCEDPYDFI, from the coding sequence ATGGTTACAGTAAAAGAAATTTCAAATATAATTGAAAAAAAAGCTCCTATATTTTTAAAAGAAGATTTTGATAATGTTGGATTAATGGTTGGAGATAAAGATAAAGAAGTAAAGTCAGTTTTATTAGCATTAGATTGTACTAAAAAAGTTATAAAAGAAGCTATTGATAATAATGTTGACTTAATAATAACTCATCATCCATTAATATTTAAGAAGCCTAAAAGTATAATTAGTGGAGATTTATTAGGTGATAAAGTTATAGATTTAATAAAAAATGATATAAGCTTGTATTCATGTCATACTAATTTAGATTCTGCTAAAGGTGGAGTTAATGATATGTTACTTGAATTATTAGATTTAAAATATAGTAAAATAATTGAGAGTTCTAATATTAAAGGATTTGAAGAATGTGGACTAGGTAGGGTTATTGAGTTGAAAAAAAACACTAGTATTGAAGAAATAGTAAACATTCTTAAAGAAAAATTAAATATGAAAAATATGAGGGTTGTTAAAGGTAATAAGGACATAAATAAGTTAGCAATAATTAATGGAAGCGGTCAAGATTTTTTCTATATGTCTAAAGAGCTTGGTGTAAATTGTATAATAACTGGTGATACCACATATCATTTTGCTTCTGATTTTAAAGAATATGGAATTAATATAATAGATGCGGGACATTTTTCAACTGAATGGTTAGCCTTTATAAAGAGTTTAGACTTTTTAAGAGATAGCTTTAGAGAGATAAAATTTATAATTTCAGAAAAATGTGAAGATCCATATGATTTTATTTAA
- a CDS encoding ImmA/IrrE family metallo-endopeptidase: protein MSNLMTYEDLLVYAQNKGLNIKEKKLKFNFKGLYKNSRILINSDIDTDIERKCILIEEIGHHETSFGNIIDYNNLNSKKQELRARRWANEKLIEIKDLICAYNYGVKNKYELADFLGVTEEFLNDTIINYRKKYGICYQIESYLIYFEPNLGILKLV, encoded by the coding sequence ATGAGTAATTTAATGACATATGAGGATTTACTTGTCTATGCTCAAAATAAGGGGTTAAATATTAAAGAAAAGAAATTAAAATTTAATTTTAAGGGATTATATAAGAATAGTAGAATACTTATTAATTCTGATATTGACACAGATATAGAACGTAAATGTATTCTAATTGAAGAGATAGGACATCATGAAACATCCTTTGGAAATATAATTGATTATAATAATCTTAACAGTAAAAAACAAGAATTAAGAGCTCGAAGATGGGCAAATGAAAAACTTATTGAAATAAAAGATCTAATTTGTGCTTATAATTATGGTGTAAAAAATAAATATGAATTAGCTGATTTTTTGGGAGTAACTGAAGAATTTTTAAATGATACCATTATTAACTACAGAAAAAAATATGGTATTTGTTATCAGATAGAGTCTTATTTAATATATTTTGAACCAAACTTAGGAATATTGAAATTAGTTTAA
- a CDS encoding helix-turn-helix domain-containing protein → MSYIGNFLKNKRIEKKLTLKDLSDLSGVGPSTISDIETGKALNPRMITLQKLASSLDISVNDFFEERKIDIIDENLIKNVDIEKQKQIDTVAAHLEDKHLTPKKVKLLKDYIDALFDDENW, encoded by the coding sequence ATGAGTTATATAGGTAACTTTTTAAAAAATAAAAGAATTGAAAAAAAACTTACATTAAAAGACCTATCAGATTTGAGTGGTGTTGGACCAAGTACAATTTCAGATATAGAAACTGGTAAGGCTTTAAATCCTCGAATGATAACACTTCAAAAACTAGCTTCTTCTCTTGATATATCCGTAAATGATTTTTTTGAAGAAAGAAAAATTGATATTATAGATGAAAATTTAATAAAAAATGTAGATATTGAAAAACAAAAACAAATTGATACAGTTGCAGCACATTTAGAAGATAAACATTTAACTCCAAAAAAGGTGAAATTACTAAAAGATTACATAGATGCTCTATTTGATGATGAAAATTGGTAG
- a CDS encoding helix-turn-helix domain-containing protein, with product MELQEINIEGIIEMAVKTAIKEYDKEQKDLDKKKVFHNTKLLMKHYNDLKSHIIYSISDINDITNTDKIELEKEEYDELYILSIKQSKVKTLIMISHIDSSLEVLKKEQRKKGVVEKYLALEKLFIDEKTYEEVAEELNCGVITIRRWVKEMLEELGIYLFGIEGIKVC from the coding sequence ATGGAATTACAAGAAATTAATATAGAAGGAATTATAGAAATGGCGGTTAAAACAGCAATAAAAGAATATGACAAGGAACAAAAAGATTTAGATAAGAAAAAAGTTTTTCATAATACCAAATTACTAATGAAACATTATAATGATTTAAAATCTCATATTATTTATTCAATAAGTGATATAAATGATATAACAAATACTGATAAGATTGAATTAGAAAAAGAAGAATATGATGAATTATATATATTAAGTATAAAACAAAGTAAAGTGAAAACATTAATAATGATATCACATATAGATTCTTCATTAGAGGTGTTAAAAAAAGAGCAAAGAAAAAAGGGGGTTGTAGAGAAATATTTGGCATTAGAAAAACTATTTATAGATGAAAAGACATATGAAGAAGTTGCGGAAGAACTTAATTGTGGTGTTATTACAATTAGAAGATGGGTTAAAGAAATGTTAGAAGAACTAGGAATATACTTATTTGGAATAGAAGGAATAAAGGTATGTTAA
- a CDS encoding phage tail terminator family protein: MISKLKLEINKMLSQNFHEINIYDDAMKQGFTKPCFFVQVLSSKQVKELNRRYKEVIYFDVNYLSNKESINLDYFNMADTLYKTLEYIEVDNKKYRVSNKEHEISEGILHFKFQVKFNLLKIIEEVNMNKMGVDIVGK; the protein is encoded by the coding sequence ATGATAAGTAAATTAAAGCTTGAAATTAATAAAATGTTATCTCAAAACTTTCATGAGATAAATATATACGATGATGCTATGAAACAAGGTTTTACTAAGCCTTGTTTTTTTGTGCAAGTATTATCTTCAAAACAAGTAAAAGAATTAAATAGACGATATAAGGAAGTCATATATTTTGATGTAAATTATTTAAGCAATAAAGAAAGTATTAATTTAGATTATTTTAATATGGCTGATACTTTATATAAAACACTTGAATATATAGAAGTTGATAATAAAAAGTACAGAGTATCTAATAAAGAGCATGAAATATCAGAGGGAATATTACATTTTAAATTTCAAGTAAAGTTTAATCTATTAAAAATCATTGAAGAAGTAAATATGAATAAGATGGGAGTAGATATTGTTGGAAAGTAA
- a CDS encoding phage tail sheath family protein, translated as MAGGTWEKQNKIRAGAYVNFKSKKNNDSSNNERGVMALPLILPFGPEKTIVKIDNETDLLGTIGIEINEESTLMLKEALKKAKTVLLYRLNEGVKATKVLGELTVTSKWSGSKGNDIRIQIQTNVNDEAKFDVITFLEYTKLDTQTVKNIDELVSNALVDFKGSGELTLSAGVKLEGGEDKPITGKDYVDFLAELELFDFNTVAIPYDDSDTKLVVKEFIKRLRECEGRKVQAVLPNFAEADYEGIISIKNGVYLKDNVHVTNVQVTAYVAALTAGSGYANSNTYALYEGASNVDVRYADSEIKEIIKKGEIIFINNNQQVLIEQDINTLKTFTEDKKSDFRKNRVIRVLDGINDKIKYKWEESYIGKVSNNEDGRNLFKKDILNILETLQGQGALENVVVEDIEVLKGNSNDSIVVNVNAQPVDSMEKIYMTVFI; from the coding sequence ATGGCAGGTGGAACATGGGAAAAACAAAATAAAATAAGAGCAGGAGCTTATGTTAATTTTAAAAGTAAAAAGAATAATGATAGTAGCAATAATGAAAGAGGGGTAATGGCTTTACCATTAATATTACCTTTTGGACCAGAAAAAACAATAGTAAAAATAGATAATGAAACAGATTTGTTAGGAACAATAGGAATAGAAATAAATGAAGAAAGCACTCTAATGCTTAAAGAAGCCTTAAAGAAAGCAAAAACAGTTTTATTATACAGACTTAATGAAGGTGTTAAGGCTACGAAGGTGCTAGGAGAATTAACAGTAACATCAAAATGGAGTGGAAGTAAAGGAAATGATATAAGAATTCAAATTCAAACCAATGTAAATGATGAAGCTAAATTTGATGTAATTACATTCTTAGAATATACAAAATTAGATACACAAACTGTAAAAAATATTGATGAGTTGGTATCTAATGCACTTGTAGACTTTAAAGGATCAGGTGAACTTACTTTATCTGCTGGAGTAAAGCTAGAGGGTGGAGAAGATAAACCTATTACAGGAAAGGATTATGTAGATTTTTTAGCAGAATTAGAATTATTTGATTTCAATACTGTAGCAATACCGTATGATGATTCAGATACTAAGTTAGTTGTAAAAGAGTTTATTAAGAGGTTAAGAGAATGTGAAGGAAGAAAAGTTCAAGCTGTTTTACCAAACTTTGCAGAAGCAGACTATGAGGGGATTATATCTATAAAGAATGGTGTGTATCTTAAAGATAATGTACATGTAACTAATGTACAAGTAACAGCATATGTAGCAGCATTAACAGCAGGATCAGGTTATGCTAATTCTAATACTTATGCTTTGTATGAAGGTGCAAGCAATGTTGATGTTAGATATGCAGATAGTGAAATAAAAGAGATAATCAAAAAAGGTGAAATAATATTTATTAATAATAATCAACAAGTTTTAATTGAACAAGATATTAACACATTAAAGACTTTTACAGAGGATAAAAAGTCTGACTTTAGAAAAAACAGAGTTATAAGAGTTTTAGATGGAATAAATGACAAGATTAAATATAAGTGGGAAGAATCTTATATTGGCAAAGTAAGCAATAATGAGGATGGAAGAAACTTATTTAAGAAAGATATATTAAATATTTTAGAAACATTACAAGGACAAGGAGCATTAGAAAATGTGGTTGTAGAGGATATTGAGGTACTTAAAGGAAATTCTAATGATTCTATTGTTGTAAATGTTAATGCGCAACCAGTAGATAGTATGGAAAAAATATATATGACTGTATTTATATAA
- a CDS encoding phage tail tube protein: MSNFLNFSDTLSGTEAKGFITVNGRNEELFYAKKLESDAEKTKTTGKTLGSRVEQNKATGWKGTGTLTIYYVTSLFREMMIKYIKTGKDVYFDMTVTNEDATSTVGKQTIVLKKCNFDKVSMAMFDVESEVLEEEMAFTYEDVDLLDKFGKPVIG, from the coding sequence ATGAGTAATTTTTTAAATTTTAGTGATACTTTAAGTGGAACAGAAGCAAAGGGGTTCATAACTGTAAATGGAAGAAATGAGGAATTATTTTATGCTAAAAAGTTAGAATCAGATGCAGAAAAAACTAAAACAACTGGCAAAACTTTAGGCAGCAGAGTTGAACAAAATAAAGCTACAGGCTGGAAAGGAACAGGAACACTTACAATTTATTATGTAACATCTTTATTTAGAGAAATGATGATAAAGTATATTAAAACAGGAAAAGATGTTTATTTTGATATGACAGTTACTAATGAAGATGCAACGTCTACAGTTGGAAAGCAAACAATTGTATTAAAAAAATGTAACTTTGATAAAGTAAGCATGGCTATGTTTGATGTAGAAAGTGAAGTTTTAGAAGAAGAAATGGCATTTACTTATGAAGATGTTGATTTATTAGATAAATTCGGAAAACCAGTAATTGGTTAA